One window of the Camarhynchus parvulus chromosome 2, STF_HiC, whole genome shotgun sequence genome contains the following:
- the PARP10 gene encoding LOW QUALITY PROTEIN: protein mono-ADP-ribosyltransferase PARP10 (The sequence of the model RefSeq protein was modified relative to this genomic sequence to represent the inferred CDS: inserted 1 base in 1 codon; deleted 1 base in 1 codon), whose product MPVYPCHPRRFFRVPSPHLGPVPCCWSRVGPVTHKGQSLVTRGAGPVSRVRPVSQSGPPPRDSPASPCPAWGLSRVPTPVPPPALPLPVLVPFRFRFLAGAEPRSVRMAGGVLEVRGVPPDAPEELLVLYFESRRRSGGGPVQSCQRLGPLLFLTFEDPQDAQNVLAHGSHRLGGAKLGVRPAPPWDPFHLLLRGLEPGTPSGHLGTLLGVSPGTVTLCQGSVPGWSLLRLQEPLSTPELASAEQRARRRGLALLRVPRSPAVLVRAAGLVLGRDLLELYFENRRSGGGHVSDVQVLPGGRGAIVTFQEPAAAERVLQRPHRLQDMVLELTPHFPFLELLEENADVPLDTVPAPDRASLPDMEPLLVREPLLDTDCLPDPVPTSDPTVAHTNPPPDTAPAPAAPTSHPGLGQTSAAFPSRDKDTEGLRAVPSQAQPPRPVSVVVPEPVSAAPVQDEALVPAEPGAVRYLQQHYQDVLSSVPEVSLLPLEGGDISGFRVSGEPGRCQAVADFLQSLLDSVASHPTTLRFPGVARFLRDLAGQSLLQQLESRFQCVIQLDGEPWSPPDPQLELEELLPPSREPQPHSRHHDLPEGHNAAADGDGDGGDHGFHSSAEEIKEVLAALRPSNADGRDSPDPWPDTVPGDEWDPNAAFICAAGGDGAKELLSDNGVEEEEEEVQMALAIQYSMDHARHEQEELARATALSLRSYSREQEQEQAREDARLLAALEASLEEVLLAAGGAGDAVLLLRAGRLGGGAGAGAGAGGAAAGAGRGEERLQALPAAGRCALALLRCRHAVQLSLRGDTATLRGFADYTALAARDLSSLLHRLPSPGHGATAATAATADTTDPTATTATAHWVRWDPSGTAVPYAPEAAALLEQAWSRQERRLDLVLDGRPFTVDLERMEEFDIGSARAVPVCRSQPPLDSTFFLLGPEMAGLEEEVRLMALAEDSEEFADTVRHFCGTLEELHSQISIVQVQKLIHPVLYKQYQLKKGSVKRACAAGTAVERVLFHGTTKASSCEICLHGFNRSFCGKNATLYGHGVYFAVRAAISARDRYSPPSANGTKFIFMAKVLTGEFAAGQPGLRAPPCARAPGRXRRYHSVVDDPRQPDIFVIFNDTQAYPQYLITCRSRHGGPL is encoded by the exons ATGCCCGTGTACCCCTGTCACCCGAGGCGCTTTTTCCGCGTCCCCTCGCCACATCTGGGGCCAGTTCCGTGTTGCTGGTCACGCGTGGGGCCGGTCACGCACAAGGGACAGTCGCTTGTCACCCGTGGTGCTGGTCCCGTGTCCCGCGTCCGGCCGGTCTCGCAGTCCGGTCCCCCTCCGCGGGACAGCCCGGCGTCCCCGTGTCCCGCGTGGGGGctgtcccgtgtccccacccCGGTCCCGCCCCCCGCCCTTCCCCTTCCCGTTTTGGTCCCGTTTCGGTTTCGGTTCTTGGCCGGGGCGGAGCCTCGCAGCGTCCG GATGGCCGGGGGGGTGCTGGAGGTGCGGGGGGTGCCCCCCGACGCccccgaggagctgctggtgctgtacTTCGAGAGCCGGCGGCGCTCGGGCGGGGGGCCCGTGCAGAGCTGCCAGCGCCTCGggcccctcctcttcctcaccttcGAGGACCCCCAGG ATGCACAGAACGTGTTGGCCCACGGCAGCCACAGGCTCGGGGGGGCCAAGCTGGGGGTGCGCCCGGCCCCCCCCTGGGACCCCTTCCACCTGCTCCTGCGGGGTCTGGAGCCCGGGACGCCCTCTGGACACCTGGGGACCCTGCTGGGGGTGTcccctggcactgtcaccctgtgccagggctcgGTGCCCGGCTGGAGCCTGCTgcggctgcaggagcccctgagcaccccag AGCTGGCGTCGGCGGAGCAGCGGGCACGGCGGCGGGGGCTGGCGCTGCTGAGGGTGCCACGGAGCCCCGCGGTGCTGGTGAGGGCAGcggggctggtgctgggccGGGACCTGCTCGAGCTCTACTTTGAGAACCGGCGCAGCGGCGGCGGCCACGTCAGCGACgtgcaggtgctgccaggggGGCGCGGGGCCATCGTCACCTTCCAGGAGCCGGCAG ctgcagagcgGGTGCTGCAGAGGCCACACCGGCTGCAGGACATGGTGCTGGAGCTCACCCCCCACTTTcccttcctggagctgctggaggagaacGCGGACGTGCCCCTGGACACTGTCCCTGCTCCGGACAGGGCCTCTCTTCCTGACATGGAGCCCCTGCTGGTCAGGGAGCCCTTGCTGGACACAGATTGCCTGCCGGACCCAGTGCCAACCTCAGACCCCACCGTGGCACACACAAACCCCCCACCGGACACAGCACCAGCCCCGGCAGCACCAACATcacacccagggctggggcagacctcagctgccttccccagcagggacaaggacacAGAGGGGCTCAGGGCCGTGCCCAGCCAGGCCCAGCCCCCCCGGCCCGTGTCGGTGGTGGTGCCGGAGCCGGTGTCGGCGGCGCCGGTGCAGGACGAGGCGCTGGTGCCAGCGGAGCCGGGAGCCGTGCGCTACCTGCAGCAGCACTACCAGGACGTGCTCAGCAGCGTCCCCGaagtgtccctgctgccactggAGGGGGGGGACATCTCTGGGTTCCGg GTGAGCGGGGAGCCGGGCCGGTGCCAGGCCGTGGCGGAtttcctgcagagcctgctggaCTCTGTGGCCTCGCACCCCACAACCCTGCGCTTCCCCGGCGTTGCCCGCTTCCTGCGGGacctggctgggcagagcctcctgcagcagctggagagccgCTTCCAGTGCGTCATCCAGCTGGACGGTGAACCCTGGAGCCCTCCAGATCCCCAG ctggagctggaggagctgctgcccccaAGCAGGGAGCCCCAGCCACACTCCCGGCACCATGACCTGCCTGAGGGCCACAATGCCGCTGctgatggtgatggtgatggtggtgaCCACGGCTTCCATTCCAGCGCAG AGGAGATCaaggaggtgctggcagcactgcgCCCGAGCAACGCCGATGGCCGTGACAGCCCTGACCCGTGGCCTGACACCGTCCCTGGTGACGAGTGGGATCCCAACGCCGCGTTCATCTGTGCGGCCGGTGGCGATGgtgccaaggagctgctgtcagACAATGgcgtggaggaggaggaggaggaggtgcagATGGCTCTGGCCATCCAGTACTCCATGGACCATGCGAGGCAcgagcaggaggagctggcgCGCGCCACCGCTCTGTCCCTGCGCTCCTACAGCcgtgagcaggagcaggagcaggccCGGGAGGATGCCAGGCTGCTGGCCGCGCTGGAGGCCTCGCtggaggaggtgctgctggcgGCGGGCGGTGCGGGTGACGCTGTTCTGCTCCTCCGAGCGGGACGCCTCGGCGGTGGCGCGGGAGCTGGAGCGGGCGCTGGCGGGGCGGCTGCAGGTGCAGGACGTGGCGAG GAGCGGCTGCAGGCGCTGCCGGCTGCCGGCCGCtgtgccctggccctgctgcgGTGCCGGCACGCCGTGCAGCTCAGCCTGCGCGGTGACACCGCCACGCTGCGCGGCTTCGCCGACTACACGGCCCTGGCTGCCCGAGACCTCAGCTCGCTGCTCCACCGCCTGCCATCGCCAGGGCACGgtgccactgctgccactgctgccactgctgacACCACTGACcccactgccaccactgccaccgCGCACTGGGTGCGCTGGGACCcctctggcactgctgtcccctaCGCCCCCGAGGCAGCGGCGCTGCTGGAGCAGGCCTGGTCACGCCAGGAGCGCCGGCTGGATCTGGTGCTGGATGGGCGGCCCTTCACCGTGGATTTGGAGCGCATGGAGGAGTTCGACATCGGCAGCGCCCGCGCTGTACCCGTCTGCCGCAGCCAGCCCCCGCTGGACAGCACCTTCTTCCTGCTCG ggccagagatggctgggctggaggaggaggtgcgGCTGATGGCGCTGGCTGAGGACTCGGAGGAGTTCGCTGACACGGTGCGCCATTTCTGCGGCActctggaggagctgcacagccagaTCAGCATCgtgcag GTGCAGAAGCTGATCCATCCAGTGCTGTACAAGCAGTACCAGCTGAAGAAGGGCAGCGTGAAGCGCGCCTGTGCCGCTGGCACCGCCGTGGAGCGCGTCCTCTTCCACGGCACCACCAAGGCCTCCAGCTGTGAGATCTGCCTGCATGGCTTCAACCGCAGCTTCTGCGGGAAGAATG CCACACTCTATGGCCACGGTGTTTACTTTGCGGTGCGGGCGGCGATCTCGGCACGGGACCGGTACTCACCCCCCAGCGCCAATGGCACCAAGTTCATCTTCATGGCCAAGGTGCTGACCGGAGAGTTCGCGGCCGGGCagccggggctgcgggcacCCCCTTGCGCGAGGGCTCCGGGGC CCCGGCGCTACCACAGCGTGGTGGATGACCCGCGGCAGCCCGACATCTTCGTCATCTTCAACGACACCCAGGCCTACCCCCAGTACCTCATCACCTGCCGCAGCCGCCACGGGGGCCCCCTCTGA
- the LOC115913019 gene encoding 40S ribosomal protein S10-3-like: MVAGMLMPLERLRSILELLFREGVLVGERDGCPRRTHPQLPGVANVEVRRAMASLRSRGLVRQTAAWRHLYWYLTDAGVAHLRQYLRLPPDVVPRSLQRVPRPAAPGPSPGAPLPRPALAASGRVLPPVTASTAGRTRPRGTWKPPPSPRGRGCASRPPSPARPQVPTSALGWSRG; the protein is encoded by the coding sequence atgGTGGCGGGGATGCTGATGCCGCTGGAGCGGCTCCgctccatcctggagctgctgtttcGCGAGGGTGTCCTGGTCGGGGAGCGGGACGGCTGCCCCCGGCGCACCCACCCGCAGCTGCCCGGCGTGGCCAACGTGGAGGTGCGGCGCGCCATGGCCTCGCTGCGCTCCCGCGGCCTCGTGCGACAGACGGCGGCCTGGCGACACCTCTACTGGTACCTGACGGACGCCGGCGTGGCCCACCTGCGCCAGTACCTGCGGCTGCCGCCGGACGTGGTGCCGCGCTCCCTGCAGCGCGTcccgcgccccgccgcccccggcccgaGCCCCGGCGCGCCGCTGCCCCGGCCGGCGCTGGCAGCCAGCGGGCGCGTCCTGCCGCCGGTGACCGCCTCTACCGCAGGAAGGACGAGGCCGAGGGGCACGTGGAAGCCACCGCCGTCACCGCGGGGCAGGGGGTGTGCCAGCCgcccccccagcccggcccggccgcagGTACCAACCAGCGCCCTGGGGTGGTCTCGTGGGTAG